The proteins below come from a single Torulaspora delbrueckii CBS 1146 chromosome 5, complete genome genomic window:
- the GPI14 gene encoding glycosylphosphatidylinositol-alpha 1,4 mannosyltransferase I (similar to Saccharomyces cerevisiae GPI14 (YJR013W); ancestral locus Anc_5.147), with product MLKKATLLILGSLAIRLGFFLYGIYQDANYKVRYTDIDYYVFHDAARYVYESLQKGTIGSPYWRETYRYTPLLSWLLVPNHYFLWFHLGKLIFVAFDLFTGLIILSLVRKCVKSRESSLPLFLSSLWLLNPMVITISTRGNAESVICFLITLALYLLQRNCLTLSAIVYGLSIHFKIYPIIYCVPIAFFLYRKDKQFTKVILYGACSLLALLVSSAAMYKIYGSQYLDQAYWYHLYRTDHRHNFALWNLLLYYDSAQSTTSLLSKFAFAPQMIVTMSVTALEWYQPTFENLLNVLFLQTFAFVTYNKVCTSQYFVWYLIFLPFFIANTTISWQKGVCMAAVWVATQGFWLFQGYLLEFEGRNVFFPDMLIASALFFLGNTWLMGQFIDDIKTRALSAMNKAKKIN from the coding sequence ATGCTAAAGAAGGCTACACTGTTAATTCTGGGATCGCTGGCCATACGTTTGGGATTCTTCCTGTATGGGATTTACCAGGATGCCAATTACAAGGTGAGATACACTGATATTGACTACTATGTGTTTCATGATGCTGCTAGATACGTGTACGAATCTTTGCAGAAAGGTACCATTGGATCTCCCTATTGGCGAGAGACTTACCGATACACCCCTTTACTTAGCTGGCTGCTGGTTCCCAACCATTATTTCCTGTGGTTTCATCTTGGAAAGCTAATATTCGTTGCCTTCGATCTGTTCACTGGATTGATCATCCTAAGTTTGGTGAGAAAATGCGTGAAGAGCAGGGAATCATCACTACCACTGTTTTTAAGCAGCTTATGGTTGCTGAATCCTATGGTTATTACCATAAGCACTCGCGGAAACGCTGAGAGTGTGATATGTTTTCTCATCACACTAGCGTTATACTTGCTACAAAGAAACTGCTTGACGCTATCAGCTATTGTTTATGGCTTATCGATCCATTTCAAAATTTACCCAATAATTTACTGTGTTCCGATTGCTTTCTTCCTGTATCGTAAGGACAAGCAGTTCACTAAAGTAATACTATATGGTGCATGCAGTCTGTTAGCGCTTCTAGTTTCCAGTGCTGCAATGTACAAGATATATGGCTCTCAATATCTGGACCAAGCTTATTGGTATCATCTCTACAGAACAGATCACAGACACAACTTTGCATTGTGGAACCTATTGCTGTATTACGACTCAGCTCAATCCACTACTTCTCTTCTATCAAAGTTCGCATTCGCACCACAGATGATCGTCACAATGTCCGTAACAGCACTGGAGTGGTACCAACCTACTTTCGAAAATCTTCTCAATGTTCTCTTCCTGCAAACATTTGCATTTGTTACTTACAACAAGGTCTGCACTTCGCAATACTTCGTATGGTACCTGATCTTTCTCCCATTCTTCATAGCGAATACCACtatttcttggcaaaaaGGCGTGTGCATGGCAGCAGTATGGGTAGCTACACAGGGCTTTTGGCTTTTCCAAGGTTACTTACTAGAGTTTGAAGGCAGAAACGTCTTCTTCCCCGACATGCTCATCGCCAGTGCGTTGTTCTTCCTTGGAAACACATGGCTAATGGGCCAATTCATCGACGACATCAAGACAAGAGCTCTATCGGCGATGAacaaggccaagaagatcaattaA
- the SKI6 gene encoding exosome non-catalytic core subunit SKI6 (similar to Saccharomyces cerevisiae SKI6 (YGR195W); ancestral locus Anc_5.146), with protein MSRLEIYSPEGLRLDGRRWNELRRFECSINTHSHAADGSSYLEQGNNKVITLVKGPQEPSSRSQVDTAKALLRISVNITKFSKTERSKTSHKNERRVLEMQTALVRTFNKNVMLNVYPRTLINIEVHVLQQDGGIMGSLINGITLALIDAGIAMYDYISGVSVGLYDTTPLLDTNSLEENAMSTVTLGVVGKTEKLSLLLVEDKIPLDRLENVLAIGIAGTHRIRDLMDKELRKRAEKRVANALSR; from the coding sequence ATGTCTAGGCTCGAAATATACTCTCCTGAAGGTCTCCGTTTAGATGGTCGTCGTTGGAATGAACTGCGTAGGTTCGAGTGCTCAATAAACACCCATTCACATGCAGCGGATGGCTCATCATACTTGGAACAAGGTAACAATAAGGTTATAACATTGGTAAAGGGACCACAGGAGCCAAGTTCCCGTTCACAAGTTGATACTGCAAAGGCTTTACTTCGAATTTCAGTCAATATtaccaaattttccaagacTGAGAGAAGTAAGACTAGTCATAAGAATGAAAGACGAGTACTAGAGATGCAGACTGCTCTGGTACGTACCTTTAACAAGAATGTCATGTTGAATGTTTATCCTAGAACGCTGATAAATATCGAGGTTCACGTCTTGCAACAAGACGGTGGAATAATGGGATCCCTAATAAACGGTATCACTTTGGCACTAATAGACGCAGGTATTGCCATGTATGACTACATAAGTGGTGTGTCTGTGGGACTTTATGATACTACACCCTTGCTAGATACAAATTCACTGGAGGAAAATGCGATGAGCACAGTCACATTGGGTGTCGTGGGCAAAACTGAGAAATTGTCACTTCTACTGGTTGAGGATAAGATTCCGTTAGACAGACTAGAGAACGTTCTGGCAATTGGGATAGCTGGGACTCACAGAATAAGAGACCTCATGGATAAGGAACTGAGAAAGCGCGCGGAGAAGAGAGTTGCCAACGCATTGTCGAGGTGA